CGCTGCGCGTCGCGGTGGTGGGTCTTGGCCTCCTGCTGAGCTGGCACTATGCGTGAGGCCGGGGAAAGGTCACGGCGACCGGCCGGGCGCGGGGCGCTGCCCGCGGATGCGCCGGGGCGGATCGTCGCATCGGGCGCGTGAGGGGACGCTCTCAGCAACAACCACACTAACAGGACCACAATGCACAAACGGTTTTTCGTCATCACCGGCGGGCCCGGATCCGGCAAGACGACGCTCGTCGCCGCGCTGGCGCAGAGGGGCCTCGCCACGATGCCCGAGGCCGGGCGCGCGATCATCCGGGACCAGAGCCGGATCGGCGGGTCCGGCTGGCACGGGCAGGACCGGCGGCTCTTTGCGGAGCTGATGCTCGGCTGGGAGATGCGTTCCTGGCACGAGGCGCAGGCGCTGGAGGGGCCCGTGGTCTTCGACCGCGGCATTCCCGACGTGATCGGCTATCTCATGCTCTACGAGGGACGGGTGCCCGATCATCCGCTCCGCGCGGCGGAGCTGTTCCGCTACAACCCGACCGTGTTCCTTGCCCCGCCCTGGTCTGAGATCTTCGGGCAGGATGCGGAGCGGGCGCAGGGCGCCGGGGAAGCCGTCGCCACCGCCGGGGCGATGGAACGGGCCTACAGGGCGGCGGGATACGAGGTTCTGCCCCTGCCTCTGGCCCCGGTCGCGGCGCGGGCGGATTTCGTGATGGAGCGGATCGGCACGGGCGGGTGACGGCAGGCCGGGCGGCATGTCCCGCCGCATGGTGGAGGAATGGTGGAGGAAAAGGCAGCAAGGCCGCCGGAGCTGGAAAAAAGAGACAGTTTCAGAAATCTGACAAAAATACTCTGATTCTGTCTTGCCACAGGCAATCACGAATGTTT
The nucleotide sequence above comes from Celeribacter indicus. Encoded proteins:
- a CDS encoding AAA family ATPase, coding for MHKRFFVITGGPGSGKTTLVAALAQRGLATMPEAGRAIIRDQSRIGGSGWHGQDRRLFAELMLGWEMRSWHEAQALEGPVVFDRGIPDVIGYLMLYEGRVPDHPLRAAELFRYNPTVFLAPPWSEIFGQDAERAQGAGEAVATAGAMERAYRAAGYEVLPLPLAPVAARADFVMERIGTGG